Within Anopheles nili chromosome 3, idAnoNiliSN_F5_01, whole genome shotgun sequence, the genomic segment TTTCAACATTGATCTGACCGAAATTCCCGACTGTGTATCGTACTGTCTCTAAGGATCGAGCAACAGATGGTCCTCAGGAAGTTCGTAAAGCTCGCCCGTTAAATCGAGGAATGAAGCAAATTTTGCTGCAGTTACTGTCTAGGAAACTGGATCCATAGTCACCGATCTCCATCATCTGTGGCAGCCGATCTCTTTTAGCTTCTGCTCCACCAGAGCGAACAGGCACTTTGTTTTAGCTTCATTGATGATCAGCACAATCCAGCTTCCACTTCTCTGATAGTAGTTCTTGTTTCCAAACTTTCACAATTTCAGTTGGTGCATGGTGATGGTAAGCCTCTTCTGGGCCATCTTGAAGAGCTGAGTAGCTAGGGCACCGCTGCTTGCTGATTTGTTGCTCTACAGATATAGTTCTACAGATATAGTTGCTCTATAGATATAGTTTCCCCAGGCTAAAGTTCCGTCGATTCTGTCACCTGCTCCCAAAGCTGGATCTCTTCTCTATGCACTACCACCTGTAGATCATAATCTCGTCTCTTTGTCAGAATGCTTCCCTCTGCTTTGCGACACATTATTATTACACATTATGTGCCGTGTTCAACATCCTGCAGAACTTATAAGTTTTCTAAGTGTGATAAAGCCGCTCCATCTGCTGCTCCTCCGACTCCTTCAGAAAACGTTTCTTCTCCGTGAACAATTGGGTAGGTTGCATTTTTAGCTTTATTGTAATTCTCCTCTACCTGAGGAGTTTCCCGCTCCATCATGCAGTTTTGTGCTGCATTTTTCACGGCTAGTACCCATCTACATTCATCGTCGAAACACTCATTTTTCTGTATAAGCGTCACGTAGCTGACATGATAAACGACTGCTTTgcacgttttttgtttcaccataCGCCAGTGGAAGTCTGTGAGTATCGTCGCCATGATACTTGTCCATCTGGTAGTCCATCTGGTCTACAAGTGCTGGTGCGAAATCCCCTACCAGTTTTAGACTTAGCTTAATCATAAGTAGGAATTGATCCGAGCCAACGTTTGCCTCCCTGACAGttttgatgaagatgatgaccGAGAATTGTCGTCCATCGATCAGAACGTGGTCTACTTGGGAGTAGATGTTTTGCGTTGATCTTCAGGTGTAGGTAAAGCGAGATTTATGCTGCAAGTAAGTGCTGTGAATGACCAGCGTTATGGTACGGATGCTCTATCGCTCTCTTCCAGTtcttgaagtgctactatCTAGAGGCATCGGATCCTGACCTGTTCCAGAGGTGCATTGCTACTTCGCCGTCCACAGAGCAGCAGCAATGCAAAACAAGCCGATAATTGAAGCAGACAATAAAAACCCACTTTTTGATAATGCAACAAGCGTCTCAGAGCTGATTTATATTTGAACTAGCGTACTTCACAAGTACTTGAACTAGCGAAGCAAGCTGACTGAACGCATGTCTGGCTCACGTTTCGGAACGCAAgataaatattttgcaaacatatgcgaaagcacaaaaagaaatcaacaGCATCAGTCACATGGCTTAATATCGTTCGATAACTGGAATCACCTTTTGGagaatttctttttaatattGAGAAAGTCATTACGATAATAAAACTTCATTTTATCATTCTGGTGATTGATGAAGTCTCATTCTACGATCAAAAAACTTATCCCAAACTATCGTtaacaattatttatttgttttatttgaacaaACGCGAGAATACGTCATCAAATTTCCCTTCAGCAGCGGGTTCAAGTGGATGAATCGGTTGTTTGATCGCACGTAAGAAATGCATATTCACTATCTCGATACATCAAACTGCCTCGCGTTTCACTATAAAAAGACCAAGCTTCTTCTCGGAACCAAGTCAGTTAGCCTCAACATTTCAAAAACCATCATCTAACGCCAGGTGAAGTGCATACGCTAAAAGTAATAAGTGCCCTCCAtccaacacaacaaaacaaaaatggcaaaagcTGCACTCTTTCTGCTCATTGCCCTAACGTGCTCGTTGGCTGTGTTAGCAAAACCATACGAAAATGAGGGAAACAACAGAGAGATCCTGAAGCATAACTGGGAGATATTTGATTCAGATCGTTTGGCGGAATCGTATTTGCTCGAGTTGTACGAAAGACTGCTGAAAGTGCGTCCTGCCGAGCGTCCTGAAGCAAGCGAGCATCAACCAGCGGAGAAACCCCAAGAACACATTCTACCGGAATGGATTGATTCGGACGATCAAGCGCCAGATGACGACAAGCCAGAGAAAGATGAAGTTGACGTCAAAAATGCCACCTCTGCTAAACCTGCCATCGATGGGGAAGTTGACCGAGAGAAGGAAGAACAAATTCCGGATGAAATGCCGAGCAAGGATTCGGAAGGAAAGCATGAAGAAGCCCCGAAGGAAGacgaaaatgcaaagaaaTCTGACGAAAAGCAACTCGATGCACAAAAACCGGAAGAACAACGTCAACCACCAAAACGTGATAATGCTCAAAAGCGACCAGGAAAGGAGGAAAGTCAACGTGGAAAGCCAAAGTTGGGAGACAAACGGCCAGGAGACAGGATTAACAGGCCAGCATTGCCAGAACCACAGCAGGGAGATCAACCGATCAAACCGGATCAAAAACCTGACGGTCGTTCGGCGAGTCCTTTGGTACAGATCAACGTGAACCTTGCGTCCAAGTAAAGAAATGTTTTGACTTTCAATTTTTTGAGTTTATTGCACAAATGttgaatagaaaataaaagagataACTGAAATGAAACtataaaaaaagttttttttaacaagtTGCAATATTCAAAGGCCTAGATAAATAGAAAAGTTGTGCGCTAGTTTTCTGGaaacttttcttgttttcagGAAGACGTCGCATGTCGCCAGATTAAATCTACATGCAATGGTTAGTGCTCTGCAGTACAATATATCAAGCAAAAATACTGTTTCGTGTTTATTATTAACAATTGATCAGTGTTAAACCAAccttttatcaaaaaaaaaacaacatgaaGTTACAGTTAAATATCAACATTGAACACCCTATTTTAAATGAGCAGACGTTTGTACATACGATTCGCAAAATCCTTTAAAATGAAACCAAGTCACATCGCAGAAAAACCAAAATATGAAAGTTAAACCACGACACTCTAGTGTTAACCCATTTTTCTCTTATATAGTAGTATGTTTTTTAACACGAGGTGTTAAGAAATAGTTAACAAGCAAATACCAAAATTGTATGGTTCTATCTTTAGTAGTTTCTGAGATATACtatggaaaatttgaaaaagtgcaaaaaaagattaaatttTTGTACATTACGAATTTACATTCGAAACGATGTTTTGCGTACTTTTTAAATACCAAtatgaaattgtttttgatttttaattgtagaaaattcatttttaaaagtataaaatcattattttcaaaacaaatgttttggaaaaatcattgatttaaaattttttaatgaattaacaaaatgttttcaatagTTTCTCTTCGAAAATTTCAggaaacatttgtttattcttttaacTAACATTACTTTTAGCAGGTACTTTTAGCTTCACATATTTGCAGCTTATCACATTTTtagtatatatatgtacagatatttttaataattgtggagacgcatggtatTTTGTAGTACATGCATTAAAATATGATTGCAAAGAAACAtgatcaataaaacaaaatttattttacgctcaaattttgaaaattcaattttcaataaaacaaacaacgctaACTGAACGAGTTTAAATGTCGCTCTTACAAGTTTGAgcttaaaaatatcaattaaaaaaaaataatgtgtttgttttcttttctcattgaacttttcccatttgaaaacttttcccattgaACAATAATAATCTTTAATAATTTCCGGAACATTTTTACTGCGACCATTACGCGGTACTTCTA encodes:
- the LOC128724377 gene encoding uncharacterized protein LOC128724377 — encoded protein: MAKAALFLLIALTCSLAVLAKPYENEGNNREILKHNWEIFDSDRLAESYLLELYERLLKVRPAERPEASEHQPAEKPQEHILPEWIDSDDQAPDDDKPEKDEVDVKNATSAKPAIDGEVDREKEEQIPDEMPSKDSEGKHEEAPKEDENAKKSDEKQLDAQKPEEQRQPPKRDNAQKRPGKEESQRGKPKLGDKRPGDRINRPALPEPQQGDQPIKPDQKPDGRSASPLVQINVNLASK